One genomic region from Augochlora pura isolate Apur16 chromosome 7, APUR_v2.2.1, whole genome shotgun sequence encodes:
- the Mi-2 gene encoding chromodomain-helicase-DNA-binding protein Mi-2 homolog isoform X2 — MASDEEVDESYAGEDDVEETGGQVSTVGQPVDGSSDAEESQRLEEDDDYEPEERKKKKGKKRKARSEDKKGKKKKKKKKSDSGDESDFGGGGGETGDVGGDDSDYAGNRKSRKSSSRKSSSHTAPAPPSQEPTTGMPTIEEVCNTFGLTDVQIEYTDADFQNLTTYKLFQQHVRPLLAKENPKVPMSKLMMLVAAKWRDFSELNPHTQPDADVSSANVDEDNRNSRSNRSGAVQEGEDEEDDDEDSDRKRKSRGSRAKKGKKASKVPTLKIKLGKRKRGSSDEEAEGSGVGTDRDSDMEFEQMLADAEEPSGADGTTKGNAEESGVEPPAEPPVRRKAKTKIGNKTKKKKKTKTTSKFPDGEEGLQTDHQDYCEVCQQGGEIILCDTCPRAYHLVCLEPELEETPEGKWSCPHCEGEGITGAAEDDDEHMEFCRICKDGGELLCCDSCTSAYHTHCLNPPLSEIPDGDWKCPRCSCPPLRGKVAKILTWRWKECSETPSEEPSTSKAAPKQRKIREFFVKWADMSYWHCDWITELQLDVFHPLMFRNYSRKYDMDEPPKLEEPLDESDSRVKRLKEQDGATNRDDYNLEERFYRYGVRPEWLVVHRVINHRLSRDGRATYLVKWRELGYDQATWEDEHEDIPGLKQAIEYYLDLRAANCCDGSSSRKGKKGKGKKSKTRELIDDEERTPKRYTPPPEKPTTDLKKKYERQPEYLDQTGMQLHPYQLEGLNWLRYSWGQGIDTILADEMGLGKTIQTITFLYSLYKEGHCKGPFLVSVPLSTIINWEREFETWAPDFYCVTYVGDKDSRIVIRENELSFEEGAVRGGRASKIRSSQIKFNVLLTSYELISIDSACLGSIDWAVLVVDEAHRLKSNQSKFFRLLASYNIAYKLLLTGTPLQNNLEELFHLLNFLCRDKFNDLAAFQNEFADISKEEQVKKLHELLGPHMLRRLKADVLKNMPSKSEFIVRVELSPMQKKYYKYILTKNFEALNPKGGGQQVSLLNIMMDLKKCCNHPYLFPSASQEAPTAPNGSYETSALIKAAGKLVLLSKMLKKLRDDGHRVLIFSQMTKMLDILEDYLEGEGYKYERIDGNITGAQRQEAIDRFNAPGAQQFVFLLSTRAGGLGINLATADTVIIYDSDWNPHNDIQAFSRAHRIGQANKVMIYRFVTRNSVEERVTQVAKRKMMLTHLVVRPGMGGKGANFSKQELDDILRFGTEELFKEEEGKEDEAIHYDDKAVAELLDRSKEGIEQKENWANEYLSSFKVASYVTKEGETEEEADTEIIKQEAENTDPAYWIKLLRHHYEQQQEDIARTLGKGKRVRKQVNYNDGVVTGEQGTRDDQPWQENLSDYNSDFSAPSDDDKEDDDFDEKGDGDLLSRRSRRRLERRDEKDRPLPPLLARVNGNIEVLGFNARQRKAFLNAIMRYGMPPQDAFNSQWLVRDLRGKSEKNFKAYVSLFMRHLCEPGADNAETFADGVPREGLSRQHVLTRIGVMSLIRKKVQEFEHINGYYSMPEMIRKPVEPVKIEAGGDAATGTSSTSATPATSNAPSPSPAATPTPMPAPGTAVDAGKANSDSIESKDIKEEQKDKESPEAKDLKEESKDSKEDEDSSIEKDKDKEDVKKEEKDTDTETSDKEKDKTETKDEKSSTKEEKSENNDNKLKQDSEEDVVIVKDDEEEIEKREEKDNKEKDVKDCETEVLKPKRKFMFNIADGGFTELHTLWLNEEKAAVPGREYEIWHRRHDYWLLAGIVTHGYGRWQDIQNDIRFAIINEPFKMDVGKGNFLEIKNKFLARRFKLLEQALVIEEQLRRAAYLNLTQDPNHPAMSLNARFAEVECLAESHQHLSKESLAGNKPANAVLHKVLNQLEELLSDMKSDVSRLPATLARIPPVAQRLQMSERSILSRLAATAPGGSSSQSGQAALLAQQYPAGFSSGQLPATFAGPANFGNFRPQYSVPGQPPQGFTA; from the exons ATGGCGTCCGACGAGGAGGTGGACGAGAGTTACGCGG GTGAAGACGATGTAGAAGAAACTGGGGGTCAAGTTTCAACTGTTGGTCAGCCAGTGGATGGATCGTCTGATGCTGAAGAATCGCAGAGATTA GAAGAAGACGACGATTATGAGCCAGaggaaaggaagaagaaaaagggaaagaaacGGAAAGCGCGTAGTGAAGacaagaaaggaaagaaaaagaagaagaagaaaaaatctGATTCTGGAGat GAAAGCGACTTCGGAGGAGGTGGGGGCGAGACAGGCGATGTGGGCGGAGATGATAGTGACTATGcaggaaatagaaaaagtagaaaatctTCGTCAAGAAAATCATCTAGTCACACAGCACCGGCTCCTCCGAGCCAGGAACCTACCACTGGCATGCCTACTATTGAAGAAGTTTGTAATACATTCGGATTGACTGATGTACAGATCGAATATACCGACGCGGATTTCCAGAATTTAACaacatacaaattatttcaacaacaCGTCAGACCTCTTCTAGCTAAAGAAAATCCAAAA GTACCAATGTCGAAACTCATGATGTTGGTAGCTGCAAAGTGGCGAGATTTTTCCGAATTGAATCCCCACACACAACCCGACGCCGATGTATCGTCTGCCAATGTGGACGAAGATAATAGAAATTCGAGGTCGAATCGCAGTGGCGCGGTACAGGAAGGCGAAGACGAAGAGGATGATGACGAAGACAGTGATAGGAAACGAAAATCGAGGGGTTCCAGAGCCAAGAAGGGAAAGAAAGCTTCGAAAGTGCCCACGTTAAAGATTAAACTTGGGAAGCGCAAACGAGGGAGTTCG GACGAGGAAGCGGAAGGGAGTGGAGTTGGTACTGACAGAGACTCTGACATGGAGTTTGAACAAATGCTGGCAGACGCTGAAGAACCCTCTGGCGCGGACGGGACCACTAAAGGGAATGCCGAAGAGAGCGGTGTCGAACCCCCGGCAGAACCTCCCGTTCGCAGGAAGGCAAAAACTAAAATTGGAaacaaaacgaagaaaaagaaaaagacaaaaaCCACATCCAAGTTTCCAGATGGAGAAGAGGGACTACAG ACCGATCATCAGGACTATTGCGAAGTGTGTCAACAAGGCGGCGAAATTATATTGTGCGACACGTGTCCTAGAGCATACCATCTAGTGTGTTTGGAACCTGAATTGGAAGAGACTCCCGAAGGAAAATGGAGTTGTCCTCATTGCGAAGGAGAAGGTATTACAG GTGCGGCAGAAGACGATGATGAACATATGGAGTTCTGTAGAATATGTAAAGACGGCGGTGAATTGCTGTGCTGCGACAGTTGTACCAGCGCCTATCACACGCACTGCTTGAATCCACCGCTCTCCGAAATTCCTGACGGCGATTGGAAATGTCCCAGATGTTCTTGTCCACCTCTTCGTGGAAAAGTAGCCAAGATTTTGACATGGAGATGGAAAGAATGTTCAGAAACGCCGTCTGAAGAACCTTCGACCAGCAAGGCTGCTCCAAAGCAACGGAAAATACGCGAATTTTTTGTGAAATGGGCAGACATGTCATACTGGCATTGTGATTGGATCACAGAGTTGCAACTGGATGTTTTCCATCCGCTCATGTTTAGAAATTACTCGCGAAAGTACGATATGGACGAGCCGCCGAAGCTGGAAGAGCCATTGGACGAAAGCGATTCTCGTGTAAAGCGATTAAAAGAGCAGGATGGTGCTACGAATAGAGACGACTATAATTTAGAAGAACGATTCTATCGTTACGGAGTTCGACCCGAGTGGCTTGTAGTGCATCGAGTAATTAATCATCGTCTCTCGAGAGACGGCCGGGCGACTTATCTTGTTAAGTGGAGGGAATTGGGATACGATCAGGCTACTTGGGAGGACGAACACGAAGATATTCCGGGCTTGAAACAGGCGatcgaatattatttggaTCTCAGGGCAGCAAATTGTTGCGACGGCAGTTCCTCCCGCAAGGGCAAGAAGG GTAAAGGTAAAAAGTCAAAAACTCGCGAGCTGATAGACGACGAGGAAAGAACACCCAAACGATACACTCCACCGCCCGAGAAACCTACTACTGatctgaaaaagaaatatgaaagaCAGCCAGAATATTTGGATCAGACAGGAATGCAGTTGCATCCTTACCAATTAGAG GGTCTGAATTGGTTGAGATATTCATGGGGTCAAGGTATAGATACTATATTGGCGGACGAGATGGGTCTTGGAAAAACCATCCAAACTATTACTTTTCTATACTCGCTGTACAAAGAGGGACACTGCAAAGGACCGTTTTTGGTTTCCGTTCCGCTATCGACAATCATCAATTGGGAACGTGAATTTGAAACTTGGGCGCCTGATTTCTACTGCGTTACATACGTGG GTGACAAGGATAGCCGTATAGTGATCCGTGAGAACGAATTGTCCTTCGAAGAGGGTGCTGTACGCGGTGGTAGAGCGTCGAAAATCCGATCTTCCCAGATTAAGTTCAACGTATTGCTTACCAGTTACGAACTAATTTCTATCGACTCGGCGTGCTTGGGATCCATAGATTGGGCTGTGCTGGTGGTAGACGAAGCGCACAGGTTGAAATCCAATCAGTCCAAGTTTTTCAGACTCCTGGCGTCCTACAACATTGCGTACAAGTTACTATTGACCGGTACTCCATTGCAGAACAACCTAGAAGAGTTGTTCCATCTGCTGAACTTCTTGTGCCGCGACAAATTCAACGATCTGGCCGCGTTTCAGAATGAATTCGCGGACATTTCAAAGGAAGAACAGGTGAAAAAGTTGCACGAGTTGCTTGGTCCTCACATGTTGAGGAGATTGAAGGCCGACGTTTTGAAGAACATGCCGAGCAAGTCAGAGTTTATCGTCCGCGTGGAGCTGTCGCCGATGCagaagaaatattacaaatacattttaacAAAGAACTTCGAGGCGTTAAATCCAAAGGGAGGAGGTCAACAAGTATCGTTGTTGAACATCATGATGGACTTGAAGAAATGTTGCAACCATCCGTACCTGTTTCCATCAGCGTCTCAAGAGGCGCCAACCGCGCCAAACGGTAGTTACGAGACCTCTGCGTTGATCAAAGCTGCAGGCAAGCTGGTATTGCTCAGTAAAATGTTGAAGAAGCTCAGAGACGACGGCCACAGAGTACTAATCTTCTCGCAAATGACGAAAATGTTAGATATTCTGGAGGATTATCTCGAAGGTGAAGGATACAAGTATGAGAGAATCGACGGCAACATCACTGGCGCCCAGCGACAAGAGGCGATAGACAGATTCAATGCTCCTGGTGCTCAACAGTTCGTTTTCTTACTATCCACACGCGCGGGTGGACTGGGTATCAACTTGGCCACGGCCGATACTGTGATCATATACGATTCCGATTGGAATCCACACAACGATATCCAGGCGTTCAGCAGAGCTCACAGGATCGGTCAAGCCAACAAGGTAATGATCTACCGATTCGTCACTCGCAATTCAGTGGAGGAACGGGTTACCCAAGTAGCCAAACGGAAAATGATGTTGACGCATTTGGTCGTTAGACCCGGAATGGGTGGGAAGGGCGCAaattttagcaaacaagaacTGGACGATATTTTGCGATTCGGCACAGAGGAACTGTTCAAAGAGGAAGAAGGTAAAGAGGACGAAGCGATTCACTACGACGACAAGGCTGTTGCTGAGCTATTGGATAGAAGCAAGGAAGGTATCGAACAAAAGGAGAACTGGGCCAACGAATACCTAAGTTCCTTCAAAGTGGCGTCGTACGTGACCAAGGAAGGTGAAACGGAAGAGGAGGCGGATACGGAGATCATAAAACAGGAAGCCGAGAACACGGATCCTGCTTATTGGATTAAGTTGTTGCGACATCATTACGAACAGCAGCAAGAAGATATTGCCAGAACCCTCGGAAAAG GTAAACGAGTACGTAAACAGGTCAACTACAACGATGGTGTAGTAACTGGGGAACAAGGAACGAGGGACGATCAACCTTGGCAGGAGAATCTGTCTGATTACAACAGCGATTTTAGCGCGCCGAGCGATGACGacaaagaagacgacgacTTTGACGAGAAGGGCGACGGAGATCTATTGTCCCGCAGAAGCAGACGAAGATTGGAGAGAAGAGATGAAAAGGATAGACCCCTACCACCGTTACTCGCCAGAGTCAACGGAAACATTGAA GTATTGGGTTTTAACGCCAGACAACGGAAAGCATTCTTGAACGCAATCATGCGATATGGCATGCCACCGCAGGATGCGTTTAACTCTCAGTG GCTGGTACGAGATTTGCGAGGTAAAtcggagaaaaatttcaaGGCTTACGTATCGCTGTTCATGCGGCATCTCTGCGAGCCTGGCGCCGACAATGCCGAGACATTCGCAGACGGTGTGCCGAGAGAAGGACTCAGCAGGCAACACGTCTTGACGAGAATCGGTGTAATGTCGCTAATCAGGAAGAAG GTTCAAGAGTTCGAGCACATCAATGGATATTATTCGATGCCGGAGATGATTCGAAAGCCTGTCGAACCGGTGAAAATAGAAGCTGGTGGTGACGCGGCAACCGGGACCAGTAGTACCAGTGCCACACCTGCCACTTCGAACGCTCCTAGTCCAAGTCCTGCCGCAACTCCTACCCCGATGCCCGCTCCTGGAACCGCGGTAGACGCTGGAAAAGCAAATTCcgattcgatcgaatcgaagGATATCAAGGAAGAACAGAAGGATAAGGAG AGTCCGGAGGCGAAAGATCTGAAGGAAGAGTCCAAAGATTCCAAGGAGGACGAAGATAGCAGCATCGAGAAGGACAAAGACAAAGAAGACGTAAAGAAGGAGGAAAAGGACACGGATACAGAAACTTCggataaagagaaagacaaaACGGAAACCAAGGACGAGAAATCTTcgacgaaagaagaaaaatccgAGAATAATGACAACAAACTGAAACAGGACTCCGAGGAAGATGTAGTAATCGTTAAAGACGACGAGGAAGAGATCGAGAAGCGAGAGGAAAAAGACAATAAGGAGAAAGACGTGAAGGACTGTGAAACGGAAGTGTTGAAACCCAAACGGAAATTTATGTTTAACATCGCCGACGGTGGGTTCACGGAACTACATACGTTATGGTTGAACGAAGAGAAGGCTGCGGTACCTGGTCGCGAATACGAGATATGGCATCGAAGACACGATTACTGGCTTTTAGCCGGTATCGTTACGCACGGCTACGGCCGTTGGCAAGACATCCAAAATGACATAAG GTTCGCTATAATAAACGAACCATTCAAGATGGATGTAGGCAAAGGTAACttcttagaaataaaaaacaagTTCTTGGCTCGCCGGTTCAAGCTATTAGAGCAAGCATTAGTGATAGAGGAACAGTTGAGAAGAGCCGCGTACCTGAATCTAACGCAGGATCCTAATCACCCTGCTATGAGTCTGAATGCTAGATTCGCCGAAGTCGAGTGCCTTGCTGAATCCCACCAACATCTTAGCAAAGAAAGTCTTGCCGGTAATAAACCAGCGAATGCTGTGTTGCATAAG GTACTAAATCAATTGGAGGAACTATTGTCCGACATGAAGTCGGATGTGAGTCGTCTACCGGCTACTTTGGCTCGCATTCCACCTGTTGCACAAAGACTCCAAATGTCCGAGAGATCGATATTGAGTCGTTTAGCTGCGACTGCACCAGGCGGTAGCAGTTCTCAGTCTGGTCAAGCAGCTCTCTTGGCACAACAATATCCTGCAGGTTTTTCTAGCGGTCAGTTGCCAGCCACTTTCGCGGGGCCAGCCAATTTCGGCAATTTCCGACCACAATACTCAGTGCCAGGTCAACCACCGCAAGGATTCACAG CTTGA